In one window of Primulina tabacum isolate GXHZ01 chromosome 8, ASM2559414v2, whole genome shotgun sequence DNA:
- the LOC142552635 gene encoding uncharacterized protein LOC142552635 yields the protein MGVKRPFEEQFPELSLKQHKQFDQENKIILCEEDFPSAFASPNTDSFCEAKSGYYKLQHDRGFYSSHANAAPVDDKELDTSAPLSWVTSSSSEDDTGLEDATFGSYFQPYFDFSIPFQFPEQLENPYLSLFNCSPRKEIPVGPDRQDEVLPWGVNVTDSLQYFNSDNCTQQKPMGSIVPMPNDSTFESSLLNSLSKEVPVGPDHQAEVLPWDRNLPRKDCLGSDVREQRLMGTCVTPVPDDSAVNGVKVGQGRTDCCCPDVGSIRCVRQHVKEARETFREAIGEESFSELGFYDMGEEVACKWKAASVEHLFHEIIFSNPISCGRNFWKHLSAAFPTRTKNEIVSYYFNVFMLRRRATQNRSLLLEVDSDDDECKGTHGGYLYENRSHLMDSDTDDEYEDDDDHGAVDEQVGVFGEFCHVRGARDDSRIELFGNQDLRLSRGQSMSSDSENVRVDDGLIQCDGTSNGNDSGHVDK from the exons ATGGGAGTGAAACGTCCATTTGAAGAACAATTTCCAGAGCTTTCTCTCAAGCAACATAAACAATTCGATCAAgagaataaaataattctttGTGAAGAGGATTTTCCCTCTGCCTTTGCTTCTCCGAACACTGATTCTTTCT GTGAAGCTAAGAGCGGCTATTATAAGTTACAACATGATAGGGGGTTCTACAGTAGCCACGCTAATGCTGCACCTGTGGATGACAAGGAATTAGATACAAGTGCTCCTTTATCATGGGTCACCAGCAGCAGTAGTGAGGATGATACAGGACTGGAGGATGCAACGTTCGGGTCTTATTTTCAACCATATTTTGACTTCAGCATACCCTTCCAGTTCCCAGAACAGTTGGAGAATCCATACCTTTCGTTGTTCAATTGTTCTCCTAGAAAAGAAATTCCTGTTGGACCAGATCGTCAAGATGAAGTTCTGCCTTGGGGTGTGAATGTTACTGATTCATTACAGTACTTCAATTCTGACAACTGTACACAGCAAAAACCAATGGGAAGTATTGTGCCAATGCCCAATGATTCAACCTTTGAATCGTCCCTATTAAATTCTCTTAGTAAAGAAGTTCCCGTTGGACCAGATCATCAAGCTGAAGTTCTGCCATGGGACAGGAACCTTCCTAGAAAAGATTGTTTGGGTTCTGATGTCAGGGAGCAAAGGCTTATGGGAACTTGTGTTACTCCAGTGCCTGATGATTCAGCCGTAAATGGAGTCAAAGTTGGACAAGGCAGAACAGATTGTTGCTGCCCAGATGTGGGATCTATAAGATGTGTGCGTCAACATGTGAAGGAGGCGAGAGAAACATTTAGAGAGGCCATTGGTGAAGAGAGTTTCTCAGAGCTCGGGTTTTATGACATGGGTGAGGAAGTGGCATGCAAGTGGAAGGCGGCAAGTGTTGAACACCTTTTCCATGAGATCATATTCTCTAATCCCATTTCATGTGGTAGAAATTTTTGGAAACACCTCAGTGCAGCTTTCCCAACGCGAacgaaaaatgaaatagtaagttATTATTTCAATGTCTTCATGCTCCGGAGGCGGGCAACGCAGAACCGGTCTTTGTTGCTGGAGGTTGATAGTGATGACGACGAGTGTAAAGGTACTCATGGAGGATATTTGTATGAGAACCGATCTCATTTGATGGATTCAGATACGGATGATgaatatgaagatgatgatgacCATGGTGCTGTAGATGAACAAGTGGGAGTCTTTGGAGAATTCTGTCATGTTCGAGGGGCACGTGATGACTCCAGAATTGAGTTATTTGGTAATCAAGACTTGCGCCTGAGCCGTGGGCAAAGCATGTCGTCCGATTCTGAAAATGTCCGTGTAGATGATGGCTTAATTCAATGCGATGGAACTTCGAATGGCAATGACAGTGGCCATGTAGATAAATAA
- the LOC142552636 gene encoding PLASMODESMATA CALLOSE-BINDING PROTEIN 2-like, with protein sequence MAVFVVGLLLLLAMADHSDAAYCLCSSGGDSAFQKNIDYACGAGADCSAILQNGACFNPNTAKDHCNYAVNSYYQRKGQISGSCDFAGTASVSPTAPNVASGCVYPSSPSGGSTTPTTNPTFGGTPNSSTGGNTTGAMPGSTFTPGIGLAPSGFGFGSPDGSSARLPRVTATIFMLLSISLAFLFSTRI encoded by the exons ATGGCTGTTTTTGTCGTGGGTTTACTGCTTCTGTTAGCCATGGCCGACCATTCAG ATGCTGCTTATTGCCTTTGTAGTAGTGGGGGTGACAGCGCATTTCAGAAGAATATCGACTATGCTTGTGGAGCTGGAGCTGATTGTTCGGCAATCCTTCAAAATGGGGCTTGTTTTAACCCAAATACCGCTAAAGACCACTGCAACTATGCTGTGAATAGTTATTACCAGAGAAAGGGACAAATTTCGGGGAGCTGTGATTTTGCAGGCACTGCCTCCGTGTCTCCAACCGCCCCTA ATGTAGCTTCTGGCTGTGTGTATCCATCCAGTCCGAG CGGAGGTAGCACAACGCCTACGACCAACCCTACTTTCGGAGGAACGCCAAACTCGAGTACCGGCGGCAACACAACAGGTGCAATGCCAGGCTCAACTTTTACTCCAGGAATTGGTCTTGCACCCTCAGGATTTGGATTTGGCAGCCCAGATGGTAGCTCAGCGCGGTTACCCCGTGTCACTGCTACTATCTTTATGCTTTTGTCCATCTCCTTGGCTTTTTTATTCAGCACAAGAATCTAA